In the genome of Olsenella profusa DSM 13989, one region contains:
- a CDS encoding glycosyltransferase family 8 protein — MVFASNEYFAPYMSVALQSLVENASRERTYDVIVLTRDIVPSTIATLQRHLEAYDNVHVGFLDAEVALRGTRLPCHGHFRPETFFRLLAPWLLPNVGKAVYLDSDLVVLDDIAKLYDTNVEGYLLAATRDADMMGQICGYDGTVEPYLSQELGLADPTRYFQAGVVLLNLEAFRSIFAIADMLELSCQRMWRWLDQDILNMLADGEYVQVPMRWNTLMDWKHLRREHIIAQAPEDVRAQYEEARSSPAIIHYAGPDDRPWDYPGCDMADVFWDFATRSAFAAELGLRLEHSRESMEGRANRAKVNVIFKGVFPAFDYLCPPGTKRRTSLIKAYVAIGGDIT, encoded by the coding sequence GTGGTGTTTGCCAGCAACGAGTACTTTGCGCCCTACATGTCCGTCGCGCTTCAGTCGCTCGTTGAGAACGCAAGCCGTGAGCGTACCTATGACGTCATCGTCCTCACGCGCGACATCGTGCCCTCGACCATCGCCACGCTCCAGCGGCATCTTGAGGCATACGATAACGTCCATGTGGGATTCCTGGATGCGGAGGTCGCGCTCCGGGGGACACGGCTTCCCTGCCACGGCCACTTTCGCCCCGAGACGTTCTTCCGCCTACTCGCACCATGGCTGCTGCCCAACGTCGGCAAGGCCGTCTACCTTGACAGCGACCTGGTGGTGCTCGATGACATCGCCAAGCTCTACGACACGAACGTCGAGGGGTACCTGCTTGCCGCAACGCGCGACGCCGACATGATGGGACAGATCTGCGGCTACGACGGCACCGTGGAGCCCTACCTCTCCCAAGAGCTGGGCCTTGCGGACCCCACCCGCTATTTTCAGGCGGGGGTCGTGCTGCTCAACCTCGAGGCGTTCCGCTCCATCTTCGCCATCGCCGACATGCTCGAACTCTCCTGTCAGCGCATGTGGCGCTGGCTCGACCAGGACATTCTCAACATGCTGGCAGATGGCGAATACGTGCAGGTACCCATGAGATGGAACACGCTCATGGACTGGAAGCACCTCCGCCGCGAGCACATCATCGCCCAGGCGCCCGAGGATGTGCGTGCCCAGTACGAGGAGGCGCGTTCCAGCCCCGCCATCATTCACTACGCCGGGCCCGACGACCGCCCGTGGGACTATCCCGGCTGCGACATGGCAGATGTCTTCTGGGACTTTGCCACCAGGAGCGCCTTTGCGGCCGAGCTTGGCCTCCGCCTCGAGCACTCGCGCGAGAGCATGGAGGGACGCGCCAACCGGGCAAAGGTCAATGTCATCTTCAAGGGCGTCTTCCCAGCGTTTGACTACCTCTGTCCCCCGGGTACCAAGCGCCGCACCAGCCTCATCAAGGCCTACGTGGCCATCGGCGGAGACATCACCTAG